A part of Chloroflexota bacterium genomic DNA contains:
- a CDS encoding DUF6062 family protein, whose product MSHLFIARVVDSLAHVLETGRWGRPCPLLGQQRNHQRQVATANKGQIRGLLALEGCPICNLCAEDLRRFYFWYLNEYYGEGVWVGKIIQSGGFCPQHAWELVRYGDAYRISVVYQYLTRDTLAKLRQFLQELGEANSRIVPSQTKRRKALKRQDELPPSGTCPACENVATTARWGLRNLLLSLEDAEIAELYHHSSGLCMRHLWMALEIDEEAVLKEIVRDQIARLESLERELEDYFHKTNYRFRHEPRGEEQTAWLRAVELFAGQRPPLSERP is encoded by the coding sequence ATGAGCCATCTATTTATCGCCAGGGTTGTTGACTCTCTGGCTCATGTCCTGGAGACGGGGCGATGGGGCCGCCCCTGTCCATTATTGGGACAGCAGCGGAACCATCAACGACAGGTGGCGACAGCCAATAAGGGTCAAATAAGAGGGCTCCTGGCTCTCGAGGGTTGCCCCATTTGTAACCTCTGCGCTGAGGATCTACGCCGCTTCTATTTCTGGTACCTTAACGAGTATTACGGTGAGGGAGTATGGGTAGGGAAAATCATTCAGTCCGGTGGTTTTTGCCCCCAACACGCCTGGGAGCTGGTGCGCTACGGTGATGCCTACCGCATCAGTGTAGTTTATCAGTATCTCACCCGGGATACCCTCGCGAAGTTGCGTCAGTTCCTTCAAGAGCTGGGTGAGGCGAATTCCAGGATCGTGCCCTCCCAGACGAAGAGGAGAAAGGCGCTTAAGCGTCAGGATGAGTTACCCCCCTCCGGAACCTGCCCCGCCTGTGAGAATGTGGCCACTACCGCTCGCTGGGGATTGCGCAACCTGCTCCTGAGCCTGGAGGATGCTGAAATCGCCGAACTATATCATCATTCCTCCGGGCTTTGTATGCGCCACCTGTGGATGGCTCTTGAAATAGACGAAGAGGCAGTCTTGAAGGAGATAGTGCGAGATCAGATAGCCAGGCTCGAGAGCCTGGAGCGTGAGCTGGAGGATTACTTCCATAAGACGAACTACCGCTTCCGTCACGAGCCAAGGGGTGAAGAGCAGACAGCTTGGTTAAGGGCTGTGGAGCTATTCGCCGGTCAACGCCCGCCATTGTCGGAGCGGCCCTGA